TAAGGAAGGACGCTGGATGAAATTTGAATCCGGAATTAATTACGATGCATTTTTAGTTGTCAGAAAATAGTTTTAGTTTTGAAAAAATAAAAAGGAGGTCTTTATGTTTTCACGGATTTTCAAGAAAGAAAAGAAACAACATGAAGTAAAGATCAGCAGCGCTGTAAGAGATTATAGCAAAGAACCTTACTTCGTAAAGAAAGCGGAAGCTGCCAGAGCGGTTTTATCCCGTTCCGTTTTCCCAAAAGATTTGCTAACCACCTGACCTGACTTATTTCATTCTCAAAATCCTCCGGATCATCCGGGGGATTTTTTGTTAGTGCCGGGTGTTCGTCAAAATAGCCCGGATTCAAATTTTCGGTTCCTCATAGCAACTCTTTCTGATCCGACCGCTGTTTTGCTTTGCAAGGCCCCGGACGGCCCGGCGGCGCATGCATGTCTGGCATGTAAAAATTGGTCGTATCAGTAGAGAATTTTGCCGGAAATCATGATGATGGCAGTTCCACCCTGATCTCTGTGCCTTCGTTCATCCGGCTGTCTACAATGATCTCCCCTTTATGCATGCGGATGATATTGTTCGTCAACGGCAGGCCGATGCCATATCCTTTGAAGGACTGGGTATTGGACGCACGAAAAAAGGGCGAAAATATATAGGGCAGATCTTCTGAAGGAATACCGATCCCCCTGTCCCGCACAATGATGATATTCTTTGAGTTGGTTGCCGCCAGCGCCAGTGAAACCGGGCTGTTGCTGGAATATTTCACGGCATTGCTGACAATATTGCTCAGCGCCAGTTCCAGTAACTGGAAGTTGCCGGGGATGCTCATTTTTTCTTCTTCTTCAGGGAAAAGACTGTAATCGATCTCTACTTTATTCTCCGGTGTGATCCGGTCTATCATATGTTTGACAGAAAAGAGCAATTCGTCGGTACGCACCATTCCCCAATCCTGCTTCTTGCCGTCAAAACCCGTTTGCGCCAGATGCAGGAGGCTCCGGGTAATATGTTCCAGGCGTTCGGCCTCACGGAGCATGTTACGGATGGAAACCTGGTAGCTTCCGCAATCCCGCTCTTTCGTCAGCGCCAGTTCTGCTTCTCCGATGATGGCGGTCAGCGGCGTGCTCAACTCATGAGATGCATTACTCACAAAGTTGTTCTGTGTTTCAAATGCCGTTTCAAGCCGGTCCAGCATATTATTGAAAGTAGCTGCCAGCTCGCTCATCTCATCCTGACCGGCGTTCGCTTCCACCCGCATGTGCAGATTCCCGGAGCTGATATTCTTTACCTGGTCCATGATCCGGTGAATGGGCTTGAGGATATAGTGGGAAAAAAACAGGCCCGCGCCGATGATCACAGTGGCGGCAATGATAAAGCATACCAGCAATATTCTTCGCAGCTCGGCCATATATTGCGCGCGATACTCATTGACCGCGGATACGATCACAATATAATTGCCGTCCGTATGGGCATAAAGAATGCCTTCATAAAAACGTTCTCCTTTCCGCAGGGTTTCCTGGCCATTGCGGATAATGCTTTCATAGAAACGTTGCGGGAGATCAAGTTCGGGATGTGGTCTCAGGCTGCCGGATGGCTTGACGGGAATGATGTACTCCTGCTCTGAAGGCAGTTTTTCCAGATGACGGTCCCGGATGTAATTATAGGCCAGCGTATCTGTGCCTATTGGCGGAAAGGCGGCGTGGGCGGTCAGGTAGGCGCGTATCTCCAGACGTTTGTAAAAGTCCTCGAATGAATGCTGGTTGGCGAGATAATACACAAAAAAACTCATGCCTGTGATGATCGACACGGTCAGCAGCGCAAAGAGCAGCATGATCTTGTTACTGATTTTCATCTGTCAGCGTTTCCTTCAACATATAGCCATGTCCCACTACGGTATGAAGCAGTTCCGGCTCGTTATTCCTGTTTATTTTCTTCCGGAGGTAATTCACGTACACATCCACAACTTTGGTGTTCATATTAAAATCGATGCCCCAGACGTGCTCCAGTATCTCTACCCGGGATAATACCTTGCGGGGATTTCGCAGAAGGTATTCCAGCAGCCGGTATTCTGTGGCCGTCAGCATAATATTCCGGCCACTCCTGGCAGCCTGCTTCGTATCAGTATTCAGTTCCAGCTCCGCCAACCGCAGAATATTGCCCGGATGCGGTACGGGCTGACCATTGTATGCCGGCGCCTGCCTTCTCATCAGCGAACGGATACGCGCTTCCAGTTCCTGGAATTTGAAAGGCTTGGTCAGGTAGTCATCCGCGCCACTATCCAGCCCCACTACAACATTCTCCGTGGTCCCCAGAGCGGTCAGCATCAGTATCGGCACACGCACGCCTTCGGACCGGAGTTGCCGGCAGACCTCAATGCCATTCCTGCCCGGCAACATCACATCTAGGATGATAAGACCGAAGTTATTCTTCCTCGCCATGTCCAGCCCAATTACCCCATCCGGTGCAACGCTGATCTCGTAGCCGGATTCGGTTAATCCCCTGGAAATAACGGACACCACCGCCGGTTCATCTTCTATTAGTAATATTCTCATATGAATCAATCTGTTCAAAATTAAGTGCAGAAGAGGAGAAAAAGACTTGAAAAGACATTCTCTTACCGGATTTTAACCTTTTTTAACCAATATTCTAACCATTTTTCAGCAAAACCCTAACCTTCCATTTACCAGCTCTTAACCCCACACCAATAGTTTTGCCTTAAAATTAAATCGCTCATGAAAAACATTCTTGTACCCACAGATCTTTCCATCCGCTCTTTAAGTTATTTACACAGCTTGGCAGAACAGCATAATGAGGAGCTTAATATCACGCTGATGCATGCCCTCAAGCTGCCTGACTCTATCCTTGATTTCTGGGTCTTCTCCAGGTCTCCAAAACATTATGCTCTCGTGAGCAATGAATTCCGGGAAGCCTGCGAAGTCATGAAAAATAAATACTCCGGCGTGATCAACACCCTGCAGGTAGAATTCTTTTATGGCACCACCACCCCGGCATTACGCAACTTCCTGAAAGCGCACGAGATCCACGAAATAGCGCTGCCGGAAGGATTGCGTTACCAATGCCCCTGCAATGACAGCTACAATCCTGACCGGCTCATCAAAAAATGCAAGCTGCCGGTAAAGCACCTGAAAATGACCGTTCAAAAACAGGTGATCACCGCAGCGACCTCTATTTCCGAATTGCTGGTGGAACAACACTGAAGTTATGCCCTCAACTGAGGCATACGCAGGCCCACCTTCCTTGCAACATTAAACCCATTGGCTATGCTACTGAAGAAAGGAATACCGCTGAATTATATATTCGGCAAGATCAAGTACGAAATACTGGCTGTAACAGTTTACACATTGATCATTAATGTACTGTACTACCAGTATGGGCTGAAGAATATTTCCATTCCCCTTGCGGTACCCATGGTGCTGGGTACAGTCCTGTCCCTCCTGCTGGCGTTCCGCTCCAACCAGGCATATGACAGGTGGTGGGAGGCGCGCACGATCTGGGGAGCCATTGTGAATGATTCCCGTACACTGGTCCGGCAACTCACGTCCATGATGGATAATACCAACGAATCAGAGGAGACCAGGCATTTCCGGGACCAGTTCGTCAAAAGACAGATAGCATGGAATTACGCCCTCGGGCAATCGCTCAGGAAAAAGGACCCGTTAAAAGGACTGGACCGGCTGCTCTCCCGCCGGGAACTGAATTACCTGGCTAAATTCGACAACATTCCGGCAGGTTTGCTGCAGATGCACAGCCGCGACCTGAAATATGCACTGCAGCATGAATGGGTGAATCCGTATCAGCAGGTGGAGCTGGACCGGACCCTGACGCGCCTTTGCGATTCGATGGGACGGTGCGAAAGGATCAAAAACACGATTTTCCCGGCTACCTACAGCCTGTACACCCACTTTGCCGTTATATTCTTCATTCTGCTGCTGCCCTTCGCCCTGATCGATTTGCTGGGAATTGTGGAGGTTCCGCTGGTTGCTGCGATCTCCGCCTCCTTTTTGCTGATCGAGAAAATGGCCATCAATCTGCAGGACCCATTCGAGAACAAACCCACAGATACGCCCATGACGGCCATTGCCAGAAGAGTGGAACGCGACTTGTTACAGATGATGGAAGAAACGCAATTGCCGGAGGAAGAAATCCCTCAAATGGACAGTCAGGCGTACTATGTACTGTGATTTTATCCAAAACTTTGTTAAAACCGCTATAAAATGCCGCCGTTTAAACATATATAATATTCGATTATATGAAGTTTACCCACAATACATCCGGAAGTTTTCATAAAGCGAAATACATTGTCCTCAAGACGGCCAGCCGGGATAACATATAACACGAAAAAGGGACGGCACAGATCATATATAATGGATAATTTCATGCGAAACCGGAATTATTCACATGATATTTATCATGTTACTATCTTTGCCAAAATGTAAATTTGTATCAGCACCAAAACGATAACATATGAAACGAATACTCCTCTCCATTTCCGTGGTATCGCTTACCCTTCTTAGCTTTCAGACATTTGCGCAAAGCGGCGTGTACCTGAGCGCGGAAGACTTTGAGAATGCAAAGCTCAGTCATACAGCACACAAGATCAGCGCGTACGTGCCTTTACGTTATTCCAAAGTAAAAGTGAATACACCAGGTGAAACCCTGTTGCTGGACAAAAGTGAGATCTTTGGTTTCCGCGATGAAAAACAGCGCGATTACCGCTTCATCAACAATCACGCATACCTCATCCTGGATCACAAGTATTTTCATGTGTACAGCCGCGAGGTAGAGGTGTCAAAAGGTAAAGGGCGCATCA
This genomic stretch from Chitinophaga sp. XS-30 harbors:
- a CDS encoding HAMP domain-containing sensor histidine kinase, producing MKISNKIMLLFALLTVSIITGMSFFVYYLANQHSFEDFYKRLEIRAYLTAHAAFPPIGTDTLAYNYIRDRHLEKLPSEQEYIIPVKPSGSLRPHPELDLPQRFYESIIRNGQETLRKGERFYEGILYAHTDGNYIVIVSAVNEYRAQYMAELRRILLVCFIIAATVIIGAGLFFSHYILKPIHRIMDQVKNISSGNLHMRVEANAGQDEMSELAATFNNMLDRLETAFETQNNFVSNASHELSTPLTAIIGEAELALTKERDCGSYQVSIRNMLREAERLEHITRSLLHLAQTGFDGKKQDWGMVRTDELLFSVKHMIDRITPENKVEIDYSLFPEEEEKMSIPGNFQLLELALSNIVSNAVKYSSNSPVSLALAATNSKNIIIVRDRGIGIPSEDLPYIFSPFFRASNTQSFKGYGIGLPLTNNIIRMHKGEIIVDSRMNEGTEIRVELPSS
- a CDS encoding response regulator transcription factor, with translation MRILLIEDEPAVVSVISRGLTESGYEISVAPDGVIGLDMARKNNFGLIILDVMLPGRNGIEVCRQLRSEGVRVPILMLTALGTTENVVVGLDSGADDYLTKPFKFQELEARIRSLMRRQAPAYNGQPVPHPGNILRLAELELNTDTKQAARSGRNIMLTATEYRLLEYLLRNPRKVLSRVEILEHVWGIDFNMNTKVVDVYVNYLRKKINRNNEPELLHTVVGHGYMLKETLTDENQ
- a CDS encoding bestrophin family protein; this encodes MLLKKGIPLNYIFGKIKYEILAVTVYTLIINVLYYQYGLKNISIPLAVPMVLGTVLSLLLAFRSNQAYDRWWEARTIWGAIVNDSRTLVRQLTSMMDNTNESEETRHFRDQFVKRQIAWNYALGQSLRKKDPLKGLDRLLSRRELNYLAKFDNIPAGLLQMHSRDLKYALQHEWVNPYQQVELDRTLTRLCDSMGRCERIKNTIFPATYSLYTHFAVIFFILLLPFALIDLLGIVEVPLVAAISASFLLIEKMAINLQDPFENKPTDTPMTAIARRVERDLLQMMEETQLPEEEIPQMDSQAYYVL